In Aliivibrio fischeri, the sequence AACCGTTGAACCATTTATAGTTAAGGTATTTTTTTCTTGTTTAAATGGCATTCCTAATTTTTTTGCCACACTTGCAGCATGACCGAAAACTTCATTGATATTCACTCGTAGTGGTGCCGTAATACCAATAACCAATTTTTTATCACGAACAAGCTCAGCGATAGCGATACCTATTGCTGAAGATTTTCCTCGTCCACGATCAGCGGTGATAATTAATGGTCTCTTAGCGTGGCCAGTAATCACTCTTTGTATACTTAACACGGCATGCTTTTGATCTACAGAACGATATAGTTCATCTAATTTATCTGTCTGAGTAAAAGACGACATTAATTTTTTTTCTGTTGGCACCTGCGGTAGCAACGGTAAAGGGGCATTTTCTGAAATAACGAGCATCTGCTTTGTAAAGTGTGTTAACCAACGTTCAATATTACGATGCAAAGATGAGTCTTCAGAGTGAATAAAAAAAACTAATCCCCACCAACAAGTGTTCCACAAACTGCATTTATTGCATTCGCGTTAAACTCATGAGAAATATCAATCACCAAACAATGTGTTTCTTGTCCTAACTTTTTCAGTGCAGCTTTCATTTCTAAGCTAGGTAATTCACCAATAGAAAGATTACCGTAAACCTCAATATCAGAATCTAGATATCCAGAATGAGCAATATACTCTTTAATAATTTCTTCGCTCCAACCGATAGAACCTTCTAAAAGAATTGGATATCGAATAAAACCACTCGCTGCATAAGCAGAAACTGTTTTCAAAAAAGATAAAACTTGAGGCATGGGAAGATCCATTTACGAGAGATAAAAACCTTTGAATTGTAGCATGAGATACAAAGTTTCCTTTAATTAAGAAAAGAAAGTATGACGAGAGTTTATTTGAAAAGGTATAATAACCACCTCATTTATGACTTCATCATTTAGGAAATAAACATGCATTTAAGTCAATTAACTCCAGCGGTTTACCAAAAGCTTTATCAAGATATCGAACAGTTCAGAAGTACCTTTGACTTAGCTGTTGATTCACCTGAATCACTAGATGAAAAAAATGATCTATTACATACATCTCTAGCTATTGAAGAGTTAACTGAACTTGCTGAAGCGGATAGTAAAATTGAACAAGCGGATGCTATTGTTGATACGGTTTATGTATTAATGGGAAGAGCTGTTCACCTTGGAACAAAGAATATAGAAGATAATCTAAGTATTTCGTACCTAGTAGATTTACTTCTAAACGTTGCTAAAAATCTGAATATTGAATTTATTCCATGTTGGGATGAAGTTCATTCAAGCAACATGAGCAAAGTATGTAAAACTGAAGATGAATACCAAGCAACAAAAGCCTTCTATGCAGAGCAAGGCATTGAACTAATGTCGACAGAAAAAGGCGGCTTTATTATCGCGAAATGCGCACAAAATGTAGAACTAGAAAATAAAGTAATTAAACAGGGTAAAGTTCTTAAATCAGTAAATTACCGACCTGCTGATTTAGCACCACTGGTTTAATGCTTTCTTAGATAAAAAAAGAGCCTGATTTAATGATTAAATCAGGCTCTTTTTATTATTTAATAAATACTAGTTACGATACTTTTTGACTAATGTACTCAAGAATATCTTCCATCAAGGCATCATCAACTTTTTTCAAATTCAGTGTTAAACCCGAACCTTTACGCTTATAAGAAGCACGTCCTTTTACTAATTCAGTCGTTAACGATTTTGCTGGTTCTTTTTTCGGTAATAGATCTTCAATCCATACTTCAATCAGCTCTGTTACTTCTTTAGTCATTCGACTAACACCAAGAGCCGTAGAACGCGTCCAGGCAGCTCCTTGTTCACCAGCACATTGCTTTAATAAGGTTTTCTGCTCTTCTTCTGAGAGGGCGTTATAGAGCTTATGAAGCTTAACTACAGTTGGACGACCTATTTCACTTACGCTTGGGTAAGCTTGTAGTAATTCCAATGGTAAAGTCGCTGCTTTTAGAGCTCCACTGACTAAAGCTTCACTGCATTGGCATACTTTTGCTAATTCTTTTTGATCTGCAACATCACCACGAGAAAGCATTGCCTGCATTTCTTTACCGCGTTCATATAATGAAAGTGGTTTATGAGCATTGGCAACATCTGATAAGAATTTGGCATGTTTTGTATTAATACCTTCGGCAACATAGATTAAGAAATCTTGCTCAGCCAAAATACATGACATACGACGACGGCTACCATCAAGAACTTCAATCTTGCCGCCTTCAACTACACGACCAACAGCTGGATATTGCTGACCACGATCACGTAATGTAGATAAGATATCTGATAGTGCATGCTCAGTTAAAAAAGACTGTTCACGAGCATTTTCAGCAAAGACTACCGTTGATGAACTCACATCTTTAGCAGGAATTTTACGTAACTCAAACGTCACTAAATCTTCACCAGCAACAGCTAATTCAATAACTTGAGCTTGTGATTTAGCTGCTTTTTGTGCTTCGACAGGAGTTGTCGCACGACGCTTATTAGTTTTACCAAATAATTTTGCGTTTAAGTCAGAAGTTTTAATCGCCATGAATTAGTACTCCCCTTTATTTAATGAATTCCAGTGACTGTGTAATACGCGTTCAAACTCTAATGCACTTTTCTTAACAGCATCTTGAGCCACAGCAAGTGTCTTCTTACCACCTTCAAAATCAGCGGCAGTTAAGTCAAATACGGTACTGTATGTATCTGCACAAATTTCAAATGCTCGGCTTCTTGGAATGGTCGCCATCATAACTTGATCAGCCAATAAATAATTCATTTCCGTTAACACCGAAACTTGTTTTTTATTGTCATCTTCAAACATAGTTGGCATTAAACGAACAAACTCTAAACCATGCCAGTCTTCAGGGAACATTTCATAAACTGTTGGTAGATGTTGGAAAAAGTTAACCGTTGAAGCCCAGTCTAAACGTTTTGC encodes:
- a CDS encoding ParB/RepB/Spo0J family partition protein, yielding MAIKTSDLNAKLFGKTNKRRATTPVEAQKAAKSQAQVIELAVAGEDLVTFELRKIPAKDVSSSTVVFAENAREQSFLTEHALSDILSTLRDRGQQYPAVGRVVEGGKIEVLDGSRRRMSCILAEQDFLIYVAEGINTKHAKFLSDVANAHKPLSLYERGKEMQAMLSRGDVADQKELAKVCQCSEALVSGALKAATLPLELLQAYPSVSEIGRPTVVKLHKLYNALSEEEQKTLLKQCAGEQGAAWTRSTALGVSRMTKEVTELIEVWIEDLLPKKEPAKSLTTELVKGRASYKRKGSGLTLNLKKVDDALMEDILEYISQKVS
- a CDS encoding nucleoside triphosphate pyrophosphohydrolase family protein produces the protein MHLSQLTPAVYQKLYQDIEQFRSTFDLAVDSPESLDEKNDLLHTSLAIEELTELAEADSKIEQADAIVDTVYVLMGRAVHLGTKNIEDNLSISYLVDLLLNVAKNLNIEFIPCWDEVHSSNMSKVCKTEDEYQATKAFYAEQGIELMSTEKGGFIIAKCAQNVELENKVIKQGKVLKSVNYRPADLAPLV